DNA from Rubripirellula lacrimiformis:
TGCTGCAGGCTAGCAAAAAATCGCGGTCGGAATTGGACTCAAGTCCCTTCACTTCATTCAATCAACTTTCACAAGATCAAGGATCCTAATCATGGCATAAACCACACTTGCCCAGCCTGCGGCCGCGCAAGGCACGCCGGAACCCACTCGTCAAACACCGTTGTTTCAACCCCGGTTTGACATCACCGAAAGCGAGAACGAACTGACTCTCTACGGCGACTTGCCAGGCGTCATGCAAGACGATTTGGATATTCGCTACGAGAACGAGCAGCTTGTCATTGCCGGCCGAGTGGAGCCACGCAATGCAACCATGCAAGTGCTGCGGCGGGAATATGGCGTCGGTGATTTTCGACGTGCCTTCACGATCGGCGAATCGATCGACGCCGACGCGATCAATGCGGAAGTGCATAACGGTGTCTTGGTCGTGCATTTGCCCAAGGCCGAAGCCGCCAAGCCTAAGCGAATCGCCGTCAAGGCGGTTTAGTTCCAGTCGGTCTGTCGCGACAAACCAGGCAGGTAGATTCGGCGGCGCCTAGCCGCAGGTTCACTACGACGACGCACCAATGCGACACCAGCGGCGATGGCCGCCGGTTTACTTACTTCATCCTTCCAATCTTAGGAATCCAAACGATGTTCAAGAATTTGATCCCCAGGAAACAACAAAGCGACTCCGAACTGATGGGAGTCGATCCCAAGAATGAACTTGCACAGTTCCGCGCCAACTTCGACCGCATGCTGGGAAGAATATGGAGTGGCGATTTCGACGATGCCTGGAATCGCGGCTGGGGCTGCGATGTACAGGATGCGGAAAGCGAAATCGTCGTGCGCGCTGAAGCACCCGGCTTTGAGCCTGACGAAATCGACGTGCGGCTTTCAGCCGGTCGCTTGGTCATGCAGGCCGAACATAAGTCCGAGCAAGAATCAACCGGCGATAGCAACGGTCACTTCAGTAGCTATGGGAAGTTCTACCGAGCGATGAGTGTGCCGACTGGGATCGAGGCCGA
Protein-coding regions in this window:
- a CDS encoding Hsp20/alpha crystallin family protein, which produces MFQPRFDITESENELTLYGDLPGVMQDDLDIRYENEQLVIAGRVEPRNATMQVLRREYGVGDFRRAFTIGESIDADAINAEVHNGVLVVHLPKAEAAKPKRIAVKAV
- a CDS encoding Hsp20/alpha crystallin family protein → MGVDPKNELAQFRANFDRMLGRIWSGDFDDAWNRGWGCDVQDAESEIVVRAEAPGFEPDEIDVRLSAGRLVMQAEHKSEQESTGDSNGHFSSYGKFYRAMSVPTGIEADKIEASYKNGVLEVHLPKGEEAKSKRITVQAK